The segment GGGTGCCGCAACTTGCGTCCATGGAGGCACTGGGCAGCTACTGCCTCACGGAGCCGGGAGCCGGCTCGGACGCCGCCGCACTGAGCACCAAAGCAGTGCTCGACGGCGACAGTTACGTTCTTAACGGCACCAAACAGTTCATTTCGGGGGCAGGAGCTTCGAGTGTCTATGTGGTCATGGCACGGACCGCGGACACGGGCAGCCAGGGCATCACCGCAATCGTCGTGCCCGCGGACGCGCCGGGCCTGTCCTTCGGCCCGAATGAGAAGAAGATGGGATGGAATGCCCAGCCCACCCGTCAGGTCATCTTCGAGGACGTACGGGTCCCTGTGGCGAACCGGCTTGGCGAGGAAGGCAGCGGATTCGGCATCGCGATGAAGGGCCTCAACGGAGGCCGGGTCAATATGGGCGCTTGTTCCCTGGGAGGCGGCCAGGCGGCCCTGGAGAAGTCCATCGCCTACCTCAAGTCACGCTCGGCTTTCGGTGGCCCGCTCATCAACCAGCAGTCCTTGCTGTTTGATATTGCCGACATGGATACGGAACTCGAAACTGCCAGGACCTTGATCCTCCGGGCCGCTGATGCCTTGGATCGTGGCGCCCCGGACACCGTGAGGTTGTGCGCAATGGCCAAGCGGGTCGCTACAGACGCCGGTTTCAACGTGGCAAACAAGGCCATCCAACTGCATGGCGGCTACGGATACCTGTCGGAATACGGCCTTGAGAAGATTGCCAGGGATCTGCGCGTCCACCAGATCCTGGAAGGCAGCAACGAAATCATGAGACTCATCGTTGGACGGCTCGCTGTAGGGGCATAAAGCACGCAGGAAGCACGAAGGGCCGGACCCCACGAGGTCCGGCCCTTCGTTTGGCGGATGGACTAGAGCTTGTCGAAGTCGGC is part of the Arthrobacter ramosus genome and harbors:
- a CDS encoding acyl-CoA dehydrogenase family protein, with amino-acid sequence MFELTEDQQAVVEMVRDFATTAIAPHAAEWDETKHFPVDVLREAGTLGMGGIYVREEFGGSGLSRTDAALIFEELSKADPTIAAYISIHNMVVWMIDAFGNDEQRAQWVPQLASMEALGSYCLTEPGAGSDAAALSTKAVLDGDSYVLNGTKQFISGAGASSVYVVMARTADTGSQGITAIVVPADAPGLSFGPNEKKMGWNAQPTRQVIFEDVRVPVANRLGEEGSGFGIAMKGLNGGRVNMGACSLGGGQAALEKSIAYLKSRSAFGGPLINQQSLLFDIADMDTELETARTLILRAADALDRGAPDTVRLCAMAKRVATDAGFNVANKAIQLHGGYGYLSEYGLEKIARDLRVHQILEGSNEIMRLIVGRLAVGA